Proteins from a genomic interval of Fuerstiella sp.:
- a CDS encoding phage integrase SAM-like domain-containing protein gives MEKGVIAEDETKLTVTQFFDEYMKDKLAEVKARTVGNYRSTQQKFEEHIGGDTELCDVAEDDVRQFMKSVRHHKSSTIKN, from the coding sequence GTGGAGAAGGGTGTAATCGCAGAGGACGAGACAAAGCTAACGGTCACTCAGTTTTTCGACGAGTATATGAAGGACAAACTTGCCGAAGTCAAAGCACGCACCGTCGGAAATTACCGCAGCACTCAACAGAAATTCGAGGAGCACATCGGCGGTGACACAGAATTATGCGATGTAGCTGAAGATGATGTTCGTCAATTCATGAAATCTGTACGACATCACAAATCAAGTACGATCAAAAACTAA
- a CDS encoding DUF1553 domain-containing protein → MNPFPETAWILGLSFLLMTPCASAGPRGRAEVPPARQPYEGLPTGRTDHAAERVDAYLDEFWERTGVAPSQLIDDATFLRRASLVLNGIAPAADEVSCFLADDSADKREVKVEQLLTRSRYADYWAFLFRDWITQIRDVKGQSTNLVTLYYYGRQAMAENRSWAHIARDLLATDGDVSQHGWANFPLYFDTEPNEVAEAASRMFLGTNLACAQCHDDPYVDEWTHETYWGMAAFFARAKIRMPSSTKDEYYDRFALQSRPPSSVSTLPGGDASVDGAWGDVRAYVESDEGEVRIPGSSPEDVIMPKPLNGETMNDVDSREETRRVQFVSWTVNADNRLFARAAVNRMWLSLTGLGFVDSYDGFSPRVRTRHEELLDELAREFADHGHDLKWLMRTIVLSRLFQLEHGSATEVGETWHAMPPRLLNGDQWLDSVVRATGEEERVYLLASEITPLLEQEHHDRVDGIVPWDPRSEQTDKSKVPRPSKPSAVKSVEQMRLQGLRREYAEFGKRVATLRARARIPMSPTSEALMSMNGEVVAASIERGTTVDRIAALSTPSEQIEAIYFGVLGRRPRQDELHLLSDSVAADSVTTATDLLWTLLQTTEFRTY, encoded by the coding sequence ATGAATCCGTTCCCTGAAACAGCCTGGATTCTGGGACTGTCGTTTTTGTTGATGACTCCCTGTGCATCGGCCGGACCGCGAGGTCGGGCTGAGGTTCCTCCGGCCCGGCAGCCTTATGAAGGACTTCCGACCGGACGCACAGATCACGCGGCCGAACGAGTCGATGCTTATCTGGATGAATTCTGGGAACGCACCGGTGTGGCTCCATCGCAGCTGATCGACGATGCGACATTTCTTCGTCGTGCCAGCCTCGTGTTGAACGGCATTGCGCCCGCCGCAGACGAAGTGTCCTGTTTTCTTGCAGATGATTCAGCTGATAAGCGGGAGGTCAAAGTTGAGCAACTGCTGACTCGCAGTCGTTACGCGGATTACTGGGCGTTCCTGTTTCGTGACTGGATTACTCAGATTCGGGATGTAAAAGGTCAGAGCACAAATCTGGTGACTCTGTATTACTATGGTCGCCAGGCAATGGCGGAAAATCGCAGCTGGGCACACATTGCCCGTGATCTGCTGGCCACTGATGGTGATGTCAGTCAGCATGGATGGGCGAACTTTCCTTTGTATTTTGACACGGAACCAAACGAGGTTGCCGAGGCTGCTTCACGTATGTTCCTTGGGACCAACCTTGCATGTGCACAGTGTCACGATGACCCGTATGTTGACGAATGGACTCATGAAACGTACTGGGGAATGGCGGCGTTCTTCGCCCGAGCAAAAATTCGGATGCCGTCGAGCACCAAAGACGAGTACTACGATCGTTTTGCCCTGCAATCGCGACCGCCGTCAAGTGTCAGCACACTTCCGGGTGGTGATGCGTCTGTGGACGGAGCATGGGGCGACGTTAGAGCCTATGTGGAATCCGACGAGGGAGAAGTTCGAATCCCTGGTTCGTCGCCAGAAGACGTTATCATGCCCAAGCCGCTCAACGGCGAAACCATGAATGACGTTGATTCCCGGGAGGAAACACGACGCGTTCAGTTTGTCAGCTGGACTGTGAATGCGGATAATCGTCTGTTCGCTCGAGCGGCGGTGAACCGGATGTGGCTGTCGCTCACCGGACTCGGATTTGTCGATTCATATGACGGGTTTTCGCCGCGCGTCCGTACGCGTCACGAGGAACTACTTGACGAACTCGCACGGGAGTTTGCGGACCATGGTCACGATCTGAAGTGGCTGATGCGAACCATTGTACTGAGCCGTCTTTTTCAGCTGGAGCATGGTTCGGCGACAGAGGTCGGCGAAACCTGGCATGCCATGCCGCCACGTTTGCTGAATGGAGACCAGTGGCTCGATTCGGTCGTGAGAGCCACTGGCGAAGAAGAAAGAGTCTACCTACTTGCAAGCGAGATCACTCCGCTGCTCGAACAGGAACACCACGACCGCGTAGACGGAATCGTTCCCTGGGATCCACGATCAGAACAGACGGACAAGTCAAAGGTGCCACGTCCGTCGAAGCCGTCAGCTGTGAAGAGCGTAGAACAAATGCGTTTGCAGGGTCTGCGCCGGGAGTATGCAGAATTTGGCAAACGTGTGGCCACGCTTCGTGCCCGGGCTAGGATTCCAATGAGTCCTACGTCTGAGGCTCTGATGTCGATGAACGGTGAAGTTGTGGCGGCGTCGATTGAGCGAGGGACAACAGTCGATCGAATTGCTGCCCTGTCCACACCGTCAGAGCAGATTGAGGCTATCTATTTTGGGGTTCTGGGGCGCCGTCCGAGACAGGATGAACTGCACCTGTTGTCTGATTCGGTTGCGGCAGACTCCGTCACAACAGCGACTGATTTGCTGTGGACTCTGCTGCAGACCACAGAATTCCGGACCTATTAA
- a CDS encoding fuconate dehydratase yields MSSITEILTDDRRFDLKDGAGSDAVHTNPQYGYAVTCLNSDRPGLTGTGLAYTLGGGTNLVCDAIELLAAPLLGRDIEELMSEFGVVQRSIAEHQLIRWLGPHKGVIHLALASITNACFDLWARSRDVPLWQLLLDLSPEEITRLIDFSYLDEVLTAEQATNILRDRQSTRPDRESVLQIGYPGYDTSVGWFAYSDEQIRDNARRAADCGFTAMKLKVGSQNPADDIRRVNLVRRTVGDDVRLMVDANQAWSLPAALNVCAELAANDLYWVEEPTQADDVLAHRKIARAIAPMHVAVGETISNRVIWKNFLEAEAVGVVQADCTRLAGISEYLAVSIMATQYPVKVIPHVGDMGQIHQHLVLFNHIALGHQRLFLEYIPHLQEYFRYPAVVEDGVYQVPRTPGCSTELLDSAD; encoded by the coding sequence GTGAGCAGCATCACCGAAATCCTGACTGATGATCGTCGTTTCGACCTCAAAGACGGAGCCGGCAGCGACGCGGTGCATACCAATCCGCAGTACGGTTACGCGGTGACCTGTTTGAACAGTGACCGACCGGGGCTCACCGGAACAGGTCTTGCGTATACTCTCGGGGGAGGAACAAATCTTGTTTGTGATGCCATTGAATTGCTGGCAGCTCCGCTGCTGGGACGCGACATCGAAGAGTTGATGTCGGAATTCGGGGTGGTCCAGCGAAGCATCGCAGAACATCAGCTGATTCGCTGGCTAGGCCCTCACAAAGGTGTCATTCATCTGGCATTGGCCTCGATCACCAATGCCTGCTTTGATCTGTGGGCCCGATCCCGTGATGTACCGCTCTGGCAACTGCTTCTGGATCTGTCTCCCGAGGAGATCACTCGGCTGATCGATTTTAGTTATCTGGACGAGGTGCTCACGGCGGAACAGGCGACGAATATCCTGCGTGATCGTCAGTCAACTCGACCCGATCGCGAAAGTGTTCTGCAGATCGGCTATCCAGGCTACGACACATCGGTTGGCTGGTTCGCTTACAGCGACGAGCAAATCAGGGATAATGCTCGCCGCGCAGCGGACTGTGGGTTTACGGCCATGAAACTGAAGGTTGGTTCTCAGAATCCTGCAGATGACATTCGACGCGTGAATCTGGTTCGGCGAACTGTCGGTGATGACGTGCGGCTGATGGTGGATGCCAATCAGGCCTGGTCACTGCCGGCCGCGCTGAATGTTTGTGCTGAATTGGCAGCGAATGACTTGTACTGGGTGGAGGAACCCACTCAGGCGGATGATGTTCTTGCCCACCGCAAAATTGCCAGGGCCATTGCTCCGATGCACGTTGCTGTCGGGGAAACGATTTCCAACCGTGTGATTTGGAAGAATTTCCTGGAGGCGGAAGCGGTGGGCGTGGTGCAGGCGGACTGTACGCGTCTGGCCGGAATCAGCGAATATCTGGCCGTATCCATCATGGCGACGCAATATCCTGTCAAAGTCATTCCCCATGTTGGTGACATGGGGCAGATTCATCAGCACCTGGTGCTCTTCAACCATATTGCACTCGGCCACCAGCGGCTGTTCTTGGAATATATACCGCATCTGCAGGAATATTTTCGATATCCGGCGGTCGTTGAGGACGGAGTCTATCAGGTACCCCGGACACCAGGCTGTTCTACCGAACTTCTTGATTCCGCCGACTGA
- a CDS encoding DUF1501 domain-containing protein, with protein sequence MRTRRGMLNVSLSTAVGTIIGPTLSRAFAGDTIGGHDSGKSVILLWLEGGPFQTDTFDPKKSSDQKLGYRYRPISTSSPDLEIAGSLPLLASQGAELTVIRSMVSLEFDHSPAQYYMQTGWRGTGAIQAPSIGSIVSHELGAQPGADLPAFVSIGTGGFPAGYFGPTYQPTVVWDPEQPPENLGLPSGVTPETFSRRLRYLKALENGDASRTFSDRFRIGREEAVRFMRSRHRSAFDLTREPPGIRDGYGRTTFGNGCLLARRLVEAGVRFVQVRQTGDDPIGYDTHENHYKIHDPLIRVLDRGMSSLIRDLKLRGMLDSTVVIAAGEFGRTPTINSNQGRDHWTKGFSIAVAGGGFRGGCSWGSMNDTGQELDSDPVSVPDFLATLCHAIGIDHTKEYVDDFKRPIRLVDEGHVIHDILT encoded by the coding sequence ATGAGGACACGTCGAGGGATGTTAAATGTCTCGCTGTCCACTGCCGTGGGGACAATCATCGGGCCGACGCTGTCCCGCGCTTTTGCCGGGGATACGATCGGTGGACATGATTCCGGTAAATCGGTCATTCTTCTCTGGCTGGAAGGAGGGCCGTTTCAGACGGATACTTTTGATCCCAAAAAATCATCGGACCAAAAACTGGGTTACCGATACCGGCCGATCTCGACGTCATCACCGGATCTGGAGATCGCCGGGAGTCTGCCTCTTTTGGCATCTCAGGGGGCAGAGTTAACCGTGATCCGGTCTATGGTCAGCCTCGAGTTTGATCATAGTCCGGCGCAGTACTACATGCAGACCGGTTGGCGCGGTACGGGCGCGATTCAGGCTCCCTCCATTGGATCAATTGTGTCTCATGAACTGGGGGCGCAACCAGGTGCCGATCTGCCGGCATTTGTGTCAATCGGCACCGGCGGTTTTCCCGCCGGCTACTTCGGACCGACATACCAGCCCACCGTTGTCTGGGATCCGGAACAACCACCGGAGAATCTGGGGTTGCCTTCGGGAGTCACGCCGGAAACATTTTCCCGACGATTGCGATATCTCAAGGCATTGGAGAATGGAGACGCGTCTCGTACCTTTTCCGATCGTTTTCGTATCGGACGTGAGGAGGCCGTGCGGTTCATGAGGTCCAGACATCGCAGTGCCTTCGATCTGACGCGTGAACCTCCAGGAATACGTGACGGTTACGGTCGCACGACGTTCGGAAACGGATGTCTGCTCGCCCGGCGTCTGGTCGAAGCAGGCGTGCGTTTTGTCCAGGTACGTCAGACCGGTGACGATCCGATCGGCTATGACACTCACGAAAATCACTACAAAATCCATGATCCGCTGATCCGGGTTCTGGATCGTGGCATGTCCAGCCTGATCCGTGACCTCAAGCTCCGGGGGATGCTGGACAGCACGGTCGTGATTGCAGCAGGTGAGTTTGGTCGAACACCCACCATCAACTCAAATCAGGGACGTGATCACTGGACCAAAGGATTCAGTATTGCTGTTGCCGGTGGAGGGTTCCGCGGCGGATGTTCCTGGGGAAGCATGAATGACACCGGACAGGAACTCGATTCCGATCCGGTGAGTGTGCCCGATTTTCTGGCAACTCTGTGCCACGCGATCGGTATTGATCACACCAAAGAATATGTGGACGATTTCAAACGTCCGATCAGGCTTGTTGACGAAGGGCATGTGATTCACGACATCCTGACGTGA
- a CDS encoding DUF1501 domain-containing protein: MIRIEAGRTSQYCDGNSRRSFLQVGMAGMSSLSLPSLLRAQESSGGPKKDTSVILLWLDGGPSHHDTYDPKPDAPREYAGFWNPICTNVPDINFCELLPLHSRIADKFSIVRSVHHDNGDHFSGGHWMLTGRGAGVSGSKTPGKYPFFGSVATKVTGSRRPGMPANVAVPLAMSIGKRPGYFGGNYLGIEHDPFQTGGDPNAAGFTVQNLNLTDGLTVKRLEDRRFLQTHFDQLLRSSENSGTLAAMDRFDSQAFGLVAGSKARAAFDISQEQDAVRERYGRNNWGQSTLLARRLVEAGSTFVTCHFGGWDSHWNHQGTMESYLPKVDMAVHALFTDLDDRGLLDQVLVVVMGEFSRTPRINDGGNGGPPLSKGTPGRDHWGNAISVLMGGGGIRGGQVVGSTNRLGEVPQDNPLRPGDIHHTIFNVLGVDPNIAFNDSSGRPIAAIDHGSVIQELI; this comes from the coding sequence ATGATCCGAATCGAAGCCGGACGGACGTCGCAGTATTGTGACGGGAACTCACGTCGGAGTTTTCTTCAGGTCGGCATGGCCGGAATGAGTAGTCTTAGTCTCCCGTCATTGCTCCGCGCTCAGGAATCCTCAGGCGGTCCAAAGAAAGACACGTCTGTCATCCTGTTGTGGCTGGACGGTGGTCCGAGTCATCATGACACGTACGATCCCAAACCGGATGCGCCGCGGGAGTACGCAGGATTCTGGAACCCGATTTGCACGAATGTCCCGGACATCAACTTCTGCGAATTGCTGCCGCTGCACTCAAGGATCGCAGACAAATTTTCGATTGTGCGGTCTGTCCATCACGATAACGGTGACCACTTTTCGGGAGGCCACTGGATGCTGACCGGCCGTGGTGCCGGTGTGAGCGGATCGAAGACTCCGGGTAAGTATCCGTTTTTTGGCAGCGTAGCCACAAAAGTCACCGGATCACGCCGGCCCGGAATGCCGGCGAATGTGGCTGTCCCGCTGGCGATGAGTATTGGCAAGCGTCCGGGTTATTTTGGCGGCAACTATCTGGGAATTGAACACGATCCGTTTCAAACCGGCGGAGATCCCAATGCAGCGGGTTTCACGGTCCAGAATCTTAATCTCACCGACGGTCTCACTGTCAAACGACTGGAAGATCGTCGTTTTCTACAAACACACTTTGACCAGTTATTGCGCAGCTCGGAAAACAGCGGCACTCTGGCAGCCATGGATCGGTTTGACTCGCAGGCATTCGGACTGGTGGCCGGTTCAAAAGCACGTGCTGCCTTCGACATCAGTCAGGAACAGGATGCCGTGCGTGAGAGATACGGTCGTAACAACTGGGGCCAAAGCACCTTGCTGGCGCGACGACTCGTTGAAGCCGGATCCACATTCGTGACATGTCATTTCGGAGGCTGGGACAGCCACTGGAATCATCAGGGAACGATGGAGAGTTACCTGCCTAAAGTCGACATGGCGGTTCACGCCTTGTTTACAGACCTGGACGACAGAGGCCTGCTGGACCAGGTCCTTGTGGTGGTGATGGGCGAGTTCAGCCGTACACCACGCATAAACGACGGTGGAAACGGGGGACCACCACTGAGCAAGGGCACGCCCGGACGCGATCACTGGGGCAACGCAATTTCCGTACTGATGGGCGGTGGAGGAATCCGTGGTGGCCAGGTTGTCGGCTCGACTAATCGACTGGGCGAAGTTCCACAGGATAACCCGCTGCGTCCTGGCGACATCCACCACACCATCTTCAATGTCCTCGGTGTCGACCCCAACATTGCCTTCAATGATTCCTCAGGCCGACCCATCGCCGCAATCGACCACGGCAGTGTGATTCAGGAGTTGATCTGA
- a CDS encoding aldose 1-epimerase family protein, with translation MPRLFDRSYTRQQLQDLTGDMSQLAYARRSELVEGNERGAGLIDVFNASGLCFSVLPGRALDIASASYKGMSLGFRSNTGDVGPAFYEPQSFGWLRGFFGGLLTTCGMTFVGHPEVDKEVENEELGLHGRLSYIPAKQVRARSVWDEGDYVIEVSGTMREAVVFGTDLLMSRRIRTVLGQRSIQIRDRVENLGAGPSPLMILYHMNPGFPVLDTGSRFLISSKKSTAWNDDREVGPQAYEKVGKLQDQPHDEVYVHRPVPDDSGMVEAALVNDTLGVGIDFRFPAKELPLLTQWQHFTRGTFVTGIEPGNCSPLGRAWTRENGYLEKIDPGQVRDFHMQISVLDGEAEIAAAEARIRG, from the coding sequence ATGCCTCGTCTTTTCGATCGCAGCTACACACGTCAGCAGTTGCAGGATCTGACCGGCGATATGAGCCAGCTGGCGTATGCACGTCGATCGGAACTCGTTGAGGGAAATGAGCGGGGTGCCGGCCTGATTGACGTGTTCAACGCGTCAGGGCTTTGTTTTTCTGTTTTACCGGGTCGTGCTCTGGATATTGCCTCTGCCAGCTACAAGGGGATGTCGCTGGGGTTCCGAAGCAATACTGGCGATGTCGGGCCGGCCTTTTACGAGCCTCAGAGCTTTGGGTGGCTGCGCGGGTTCTTTGGTGGATTGCTGACCACCTGCGGGATGACTTTTGTCGGGCATCCTGAAGTCGACAAAGAGGTAGAGAATGAAGAGCTGGGGCTGCACGGTCGACTGTCCTATATTCCTGCAAAGCAGGTGCGTGCCCGGAGTGTCTGGGACGAAGGTGACTACGTTATCGAGGTCAGCGGCACCATGCGTGAAGCTGTGGTCTTTGGCACCGATCTGTTGATGTCTCGCCGGATCCGAACGGTACTCGGGCAGCGGTCGATTCAGATCCGTGACCGGGTGGAGAACCTGGGGGCCGGCCCGTCTCCACTAATGATTCTGTATCACATGAATCCAGGTTTCCCTGTTCTGGATACAGGCAGTCGGTTTCTGATCAGCAGCAAAAAGTCGACGGCCTGGAACGACGATCGGGAAGTCGGACCGCAGGCTTATGAAAAGGTGGGGAAACTGCAGGATCAGCCGCATGATGAGGTCTACGTTCACCGTCCCGTTCCTGATGACTCGGGCATGGTCGAGGCGGCTCTGGTCAATGACACGCTCGGTGTTGGCATTGACTTTCGTTTTCCCGCCAAAGAGTTGCCACTCCTGACACAGTGGCAGCACTTTACCAGAGGCACGTTTGTGACCGGAATCGAACCGGGAAACTGCAGTCCCCTTGGACGAGCATGGACTCGCGAAAATGGCTACCTCGAAAAAATAGATCCCGGCCAGGTGCGGGATTTTCACATGCAGATCAGCGTGCTGGACGGTGAAGCGGAGATTGCCGCTGCCGAAGCACGCATACGAGGCTAA
- a CDS encoding APC family permease translates to MSIRFPASTQTRKQQVAHVPESPSKPHSMKEHDGQLGELASTAICGNDITSSCLYVSALAIVYAGKLAPISLLMVAAVLFLFRRIYTEVVGALPLNGGAYNALLNTTSKRAASVAACLTVLSYMATAVISALEGMHYVQHLWSGLNVSYATVALLGFFMVLTIVGITESAVVAIAIFITHMITLTLLVLVGVIFVFVSVGDHEARGLTMAKQNFTEPLPPAPGTNNEFADLRSDQDSEGSSSIWLALFFGFSVSMLGISGFESSSNFVEEQQTGVFPKTLRNMWYAVSVFNPLMALLALSVLSMVEVDRHQTALLAHMGQEVGSVIGGNGKWLSTLVSIDAALVLSGAVLTSFVGVTGLVHRMTLDRCLPQFLLKTNSRGTTHRIIIAFFLLCASVLVITHQTVPDGTAKAISSAVENLDVPEDASIEVVRRQVNREVLSLKPVQLPDSAKDIFKSLSKEDRAHLPQMSDDEITEKLHVAGENSQIKKLAGIYTISFLSVMALFGLGNVLLKLRRANLPRPAQAGWISVLFAISAVVAGLIGNALIDSAYVWTFLQYFIPTMLVIAVMLGRIALLKMSLSVVKTLTASIVGPMTRLTKAVREKIDEINAQQIVFFTRGDNIANLNNAMLYVRQNEHTNRLKIVTVNDENVQTPAGLAKELEFLDQAYPEIDIDFVQIEGQFGPELIQELSHRWNIPKNLMFIGSPGGRLPYDLGELGGVRLII, encoded by the coding sequence ATGTCGATACGGTTCCCTGCTTCAACTCAGACTCGAAAACAGCAGGTAGCGCACGTGCCGGAATCCCCTTCCAAACCACATTCCATGAAGGAACATGATGGTCAGCTGGGCGAACTGGCTTCCACAGCGATTTGCGGCAACGACATTACATCCTCCTGCCTGTACGTCTCAGCTCTGGCGATCGTTTACGCCGGTAAATTGGCCCCCATATCACTGCTGATGGTGGCGGCCGTGCTTTTTCTGTTCCGTAGAATCTATACCGAAGTGGTGGGCGCCCTGCCGCTGAACGGAGGAGCTTACAACGCGCTGCTGAACACGACCAGCAAACGAGCGGCTTCTGTAGCTGCATGTCTGACGGTGCTGTCTTATATGGCCACAGCAGTTATTTCGGCACTCGAGGGGATGCACTACGTGCAACACCTCTGGAGTGGTCTCAACGTGTCGTACGCAACCGTCGCGCTACTGGGATTTTTTATGGTTCTGACCATAGTCGGAATCACGGAATCCGCCGTTGTCGCAATCGCAATCTTTATAACACATATGATCACGTTAACATTGCTGGTACTGGTTGGAGTGATCTTTGTATTTGTCAGTGTCGGTGACCATGAGGCGCGCGGACTGACAATGGCCAAACAGAATTTCACAGAACCCCTGCCGCCGGCACCGGGCACGAATAACGAATTCGCTGATTTACGAAGTGACCAAGACTCCGAAGGATCCAGCTCCATCTGGCTGGCTCTGTTCTTCGGATTTTCTGTGTCGATGCTGGGGATTTCGGGATTCGAAAGTTCTTCCAATTTCGTGGAAGAACAGCAAACAGGTGTGTTTCCAAAAACTCTGCGAAACATGTGGTATGCCGTCAGTGTCTTTAATCCGCTGATGGCCCTGCTGGCTCTCTCTGTACTCAGTATGGTGGAGGTTGATCGTCACCAAACAGCACTGCTGGCGCACATGGGACAGGAAGTAGGCAGCGTCATTGGGGGTAACGGAAAATGGTTAAGCACCCTTGTGTCGATTGACGCCGCGTTGGTTCTTAGCGGAGCCGTACTGACAAGCTTCGTTGGAGTTACCGGCTTGGTCCATCGAATGACACTGGACCGCTGCCTGCCTCAATTTCTGCTAAAAACGAACTCGCGAGGGACGACGCATCGTATCATCATCGCATTCTTCCTGCTTTGTGCATCCGTACTGGTGATCACTCACCAGACCGTTCCGGACGGCACCGCAAAGGCGATTTCCTCAGCGGTTGAAAATCTGGATGTTCCGGAGGATGCATCAATCGAAGTCGTTCGTCGCCAGGTCAATCGGGAAGTCCTGTCACTGAAACCGGTGCAGCTTCCTGATTCCGCAAAAGACATTTTCAAAAGTCTTTCAAAGGAGGATCGGGCTCATCTTCCGCAAATGTCGGATGACGAAATAACCGAGAAACTGCACGTTGCAGGAGAGAACAGTCAAATCAAAAAATTGGCGGGTATCTACACTATCTCGTTTCTGTCAGTGATGGCGTTATTTGGACTGGGCAATGTTCTTCTGAAGCTACGCCGTGCCAATCTGCCTCGTCCTGCTCAGGCCGGCTGGATTTCAGTGCTGTTTGCTATCTCAGCGGTTGTCGCCGGACTAATCGGAAATGCTTTGATTGACAGCGCGTATGTCTGGACATTCCTGCAGTATTTTATTCCAACGATGCTGGTGATCGCCGTGATGCTCGGTCGAATCGCATTATTAAAAATGTCCCTGTCAGTAGTGAAGACCCTTACCGCCAGTATCGTCGGTCCGATGACTCGACTCACCAAAGCTGTTCGTGAAAAGATCGATGAAATTAACGCTCAGCAGATCGTGTTTTTCACGCGAGGAGACAACATCGCAAATCTGAACAACGCCATGCTGTATGTTCGTCAGAATGAACACACCAACCGACTGAAAATCGTAACCGTGAACGACGAAAACGTGCAGACACCGGCCGGTCTGGCGAAGGAACTGGAATTTCTCGATCAGGCTTATCCGGAAATCGATATCGATTTTGTGCAGATCGAAGGTCAGTTCGGTCCGGAGCTGATTCAGGAACTCTCTCACAGATGGAATATTCCGAAGAATCTCATGTTCATCGGCTCTCCTGGCGGTCGACTGCCCTATGACCTCGGCGAACTGGGTGGAGTACGTCTGATAATCTGA